A DNA window from Bradyrhizobium sp. CCBAU 53421 contains the following coding sequences:
- the rpsL gene encoding 30S ribosomal protein S12 has product MPTINQLIANPREVQKSRKKVPALQQSPQKRGVCTRVYTTTPKKPNSALRKVAKVRLTNGFEVIGYIPGEGHNLQEHSVVMIRGGRVKDLPGVRYHILRGVLDTQGVKNRKQRRSKYGAKRPK; this is encoded by the coding sequence ATGCCGACGATCAACCAGCTGATCGCAAATCCGCGTGAAGTGCAGAAGTCGCGTAAGAAGGTGCCGGCGCTGCAGCAGTCGCCGCAGAAGCGCGGCGTGTGCACGCGCGTCTACACCACGACCCCGAAGAAGCCGAACTCGGCGCTTCGTAAGGTCGCCAAGGTGCGCCTGACCAACGGCTTCGAGGTGATCGGCTACATCCCGGGTGAAGGCCATAACCTGCAGGAGCACTCGGTGGTCATGATCCGCGGCGGCCGCGTCAAGGACTTGCCCGGCGTGCGTTACCACATCCTCCGTGGCGTGCTGGATACCCAGGGCGTCAAGAACCGTAAGCAGCGCCGTTCGAAGTACGGCGCGAAGCGTCCGAAGTAA
- the rpsG gene encoding 30S ribosomal protein S7, producing the protein MSRRHSAEKREVLPDPKFGNVIITKFMNSVMYAGKKSVAENIVYGALGMIEAKTKQPPLGVFEQALENVMPTIEVRSRRVGGATYQVPVEVRSVRRQALGIRWLISAARERNEKTMTERLSAELLDASNNRGNAVKKREDVHRMAEANRAFSHYRW; encoded by the coding sequence ATGTCGCGTCGCCATTCTGCTGAGAAGCGTGAAGTTCTTCCGGATCCGAAGTTCGGGAACGTCATCATTACGAAGTTCATGAACTCGGTGATGTACGCCGGGAAGAAGTCGGTCGCCGAAAACATCGTCTACGGTGCGCTCGGCATGATCGAGGCCAAGACCAAGCAGCCCCCGCTCGGCGTGTTCGAGCAGGCGCTGGAGAACGTGATGCCGACCATCGAGGTCCGCTCCCGCCGCGTCGGCGGCGCGACCTACCAGGTGCCGGTGGAAGTCCGTTCGGTGCGCCGTCAGGCGCTCGGCATCCGCTGGCTGATCTCGGCCGCCCGCGAGCGCAACGAGAAGACCATGACGGAGCGTCTCTCGGCGGAGCTGCTCGACGCCTCGAACAATCGCGGCAACGCGGTCAAGAAGCGTGAAGACGTGCACCGGATGGCGGAAGCCAACCGCGCGTTCTCGCACTATCGCTGGTAA
- the fusA gene encoding elongation factor G — translation MPRQHAIEDYRNFGIMAHIDAGKTTTTERILYYTGKSHKIGEVHEGAATMDWMEQEQERGITITSAATTAFWNGKRLNIIDTPGHVDFTIEVERSLRVLDGAVCVLDSNQGVEPQTETVWRQGDKYKVPRIVFANKMDKTGADFFKCLADIVDRLGAKPIAIQLPIGAENNFKGLVDLVKMKGVIWNDESLGAKFDYVDIPEDLVEQAKEYREKMVEAAVELDDDALAAFLDGKEPDEATLKRLIRKAVLTGAFYPVLCGSAFKNKGVQPLLDAVVDYLPSPIDVPAIKGTDEDGNEVVRHADDKEPLALLAFKIMDDPFVGTITFCRIYSGILQSGTGVINSTREKKERIGRMLLMHANNREDIKEAYAGDIVALAGLKEARTGDTLCDPNKPVILEKMEFPEPVIEIAIEPKSKADQEKLGVALAKLAAEDPSFRVSTDHESGQTILKGMGELHLDIKVDILKRTYKVDANIGAPQVAFRERVTKRVEHSYTHKKQTGGTGQFAAVTIIVEPNEAGKGYEFESKIVGGAVPKEYIPGVEKGLESVLSSGVVAGFPIVDVKVQLIDGKFHDVDSSALAFEIATRACFREALQMGKSVLLEPIMKVEVVTPEDYTGSVIGDLNSRRGQIQGQDMRGNANVINAMVPLMNMFGYVNNLRSMSQGRATFTMQFDHYAEAPANVSAEVQKKFA, via the coding sequence ATGCCCCGCCAACATGCCATCGAGGACTACCGCAACTTCGGTATCATGGCGCATATCGACGCCGGCAAGACCACGACCACCGAGCGCATCCTGTATTACACCGGCAAGAGCCACAAGATCGGCGAAGTGCACGAAGGTGCCGCGACGATGGACTGGATGGAGCAGGAGCAGGAGCGTGGCATCACGATCACCTCGGCTGCGACCACCGCGTTCTGGAACGGCAAGCGCCTGAACATCATCGACACCCCCGGCCACGTCGACTTCACCATTGAGGTCGAGCGTTCGCTGCGCGTGCTCGACGGCGCCGTTTGCGTTCTCGACTCCAACCAGGGCGTCGAGCCGCAGACCGAGACCGTCTGGCGCCAGGGCGACAAGTACAAGGTTCCGCGCATCGTCTTCGCCAACAAGATGGACAAGACCGGCGCCGACTTCTTCAAGTGCCTGGCCGACATCGTCGACCGCCTCGGCGCCAAGCCGATCGCGATCCAGCTGCCGATCGGCGCCGAGAACAACTTCAAGGGTCTCGTCGACCTCGTGAAGATGAAGGGCGTCATCTGGAACGATGAATCGCTCGGCGCCAAGTTCGACTATGTCGACATCCCGGAAGATCTGGTCGAGCAGGCCAAGGAATATCGCGAGAAGATGGTGGAAGCCGCCGTCGAGCTCGACGACGACGCTTTGGCTGCCTTCCTCGACGGCAAGGAGCCGGACGAGGCGACCCTGAAGCGCCTGATCCGCAAGGCCGTGCTGACCGGCGCGTTCTACCCGGTGCTGTGCGGCTCCGCGTTCAAGAACAAGGGCGTGCAGCCGCTGCTCGACGCCGTCGTCGACTATCTGCCGTCGCCGATCGACGTGCCCGCGATCAAGGGCACCGATGAGGACGGCAACGAAGTCGTGCGCCACGCGGACGACAAGGAGCCGCTGGCCCTGCTCGCGTTCAAGATCATGGACGACCCGTTCGTCGGCACCATCACCTTCTGCCGCATCTATTCCGGTATCCTGCAGTCGGGCACCGGCGTCATCAACTCGACCCGCGAGAAGAAGGAGCGGATCGGGCGGATGCTGCTGATGCATGCGAACAACCGCGAAGACATCAAGGAAGCCTATGCCGGCGACATCGTCGCGCTGGCCGGCCTGAAGGAAGCGCGCACCGGTGACACGCTGTGCGATCCCAACAAGCCGGTCATCCTCGAGAAGATGGAATTCCCGGAGCCGGTGATCGAGATCGCGATCGAGCCGAAGTCGAAGGCCGACCAGGAGAAGCTGGGCGTGGCGCTGGCCAAGCTCGCCGCGGAGGATCCGTCCTTCCGCGTGTCGACCGACCACGAGTCCGGCCAGACCATCCTCAAGGGCATGGGCGAACTGCATCTCGACATCAAGGTCGACATCCTCAAGCGCACCTACAAGGTCGACGCCAACATCGGCGCGCCGCAGGTGGCGTTCCGTGAGCGTGTCACCAAGCGGGTCGAGCACAGCTACACCCACAAGAAGCAGACCGGCGGTACCGGCCAGTTCGCGGCCGTCACCATCATCGTCGAGCCGAACGAAGCCGGTAAGGGCTACGAGTTCGAGTCGAAGATCGTCGGCGGCGCGGTGCCGAAGGAGTACATCCCGGGCGTCGAAAAGGGCCTCGAGAGCGTGCTGTCCTCCGGCGTGGTCGCGGGCTTCCCGATCGTCGACGTCAAGGTGCAGCTGATCGACGGCAAGTTCCACGACGTCGACTCGTCGGCGCTGGCCTTCGAAATCGCCACGCGCGCCTGCTTCCGCGAGGCGCTGCAGATGGGCAAGTCCGTTCTGCTCGAGCCGATCATGAAGGTCGAGGTGGTGACGCCGGAAGACTACACCGGTTCGGTCATCGGCGACCTGAATTCCCGGCGCGGCCAGATCCAGGGCCAAGACATGCGCGGCAACGCCAACGTCATCAACGCGATGGTGCCGCTCATGAACATGTTCGGTTACGTGAACAACCTGCGCTCGATGAGCCAGGGTCGCGCGACCTTCACAATGCAGTTCGATCACTACGCCGAAGCTCCGGCGAACGTGTCGGCTGAAGTCCAGAAAAAGTTTGCTTGA
- the tuf gene encoding elongation factor Tu, protein MAKAKFERNKPHCNIGTIGHVDHGKTSLTAAITKVLAETGGATFTAYDQIDKAPEEKARGITISTAHVEYETQNRHYAHVDCPGHADYVKNMITGAAQMDGAILVVSAADGPMPQTREHILLARQVGVPALVVFLNKCDMVDDPELLELVELEVRELLSKYEFPGDKIPIIKGSALAALEDKDKKLGHDAILELMRNVDEYIPQPERPIDQPFLMPVEDVFSISGRGTVVTGRVERGVIKVGEEIEIVGIRDTQKTIVTGVEMFRKLLDQGQAGDNIGALLRGTKREEVERGQVLCKPGSVKPHTKFKAEAYILTKEEGGRHTPFFTNYRPQFYFRTTDVTGVVHLPEGTEMVMPGDNIAMEVHLIVPIAMEEKLRFAIREGGRTVGAGVVAAIIE, encoded by the coding sequence ATGGCCAAAGCAAAATTCGAGCGTAACAAGCCCCACTGCAACATCGGCACCATCGGTCACGTCGACCATGGCAAGACCTCGCTGACCGCAGCGATCACCAAGGTGCTTGCAGAAACCGGCGGCGCGACGTTCACCGCCTACGACCAGATCGACAAGGCGCCGGAAGAGAAGGCGCGCGGCATCACGATCTCGACCGCTCACGTCGAGTACGAGACGCAGAACCGCCACTACGCTCACGTCGACTGCCCCGGCCACGCCGACTACGTGAAGAACATGATCACCGGTGCTGCCCAGATGGACGGCGCGATCCTGGTCGTGTCGGCCGCTGACGGCCCGATGCCGCAGACCCGCGAGCACATCCTGCTCGCCCGCCAGGTCGGCGTGCCGGCGCTCGTCGTGTTCCTCAACAAGTGCGACATGGTCGACGATCCGGAGCTGCTCGAGCTCGTCGAGCTGGAAGTCCGGGAGCTGCTCTCGAAGTACGAATTCCCGGGCGACAAGATCCCGATCATCAAGGGTTCGGCGCTCGCCGCCCTCGAAGACAAGGACAAGAAGCTCGGCCACGACGCCATCCTCGAGCTGATGCGCAACGTCGACGAATACATCCCGCAGCCGGAGCGTCCGATCGACCAGCCGTTCCTGATGCCGGTTGAAGACGTGTTCTCGATCTCGGGCCGCGGCACCGTCGTCACCGGCCGTGTCGAGCGCGGCGTGATCAAGGTCGGCGAGGAAATCGAGATCGTCGGTATCCGCGACACCCAGAAGACCATCGTCACCGGCGTCGAAATGTTCCGCAAGCTGCTCGATCAGGGCCAGGCCGGCGACAACATCGGTGCGCTGCTCCGCGGCACCAAGCGCGAGGAAGTCGAGCGTGGCCAGGTGCTGTGCAAGCCCGGTTCGGTCAAGCCGCACACCAAGTTCAAGGCTGAGGCGTACATCCTCACCAAGGAAGAGGGCGGTCGCCACACCCCGTTCTTCACCAACTACCGTCCGCAGTTCTACTTCCGCACCACCGACGTGACCGGTGTCGTGCATCTGCCGGAAGGCACCGAGATGGTGATGCCGGGCGACAACATCGCGATGGAAGTGCACCTGATCGTGCCGATCGCGATGGAAGAGAAGCTGCGCTTCGCGATCCGCGAAGGTGGCCGCACCGTCGGCGCCGGCGTCGTCGCCGCCATCATCGAGTAA
- the rpsJ gene encoding 30S ribosomal protein S10 has product MNGQNIRIRLKAFDHRILDTSTREIVNTAKRTGAQVRGPIPLPTRIEKFTVNRSPHVDKKSREQFEMRTHKRLLDIVDPTPQTVDALMKLDLAAGVDVEIKL; this is encoded by the coding sequence ATGAACGGCCAAAACATTCGCATCCGTCTCAAGGCGTTCGACCATCGAATCCTCGATACGTCGACCCGTGAGATCGTGAACACGGCGAAGCGCACCGGTGCGCAGGTTCGCGGACCGATTCCGCTGCCGACCCGCATCGAGAAGTTCACCGTCAACCGTTCGCCGCACGTTGACAAGAAGAGCCGCGAGCAATTCGAGATGCGCACTCACAAGCGCCTCCTCGACATTGTCGACCCGACCCCGCAGACCGTCGATGCGCTGATGAAGCTCGACCTGGCCGCCGGTGTCGACGTCGAGATCAAGCTCTAA
- the rplC gene encoding 50S ribosomal protein L3 — protein sequence MRSGVIAQKVGMTRVFTETGEHIPVTVLKLGNCQVLGHRTTEKNGYVALQLGSGARKTVYMPKAERGQFAVAKVEPKRKVAEFRVSEDALIPVGAEIQADHFVVGQFVDVTGTSIGKGFAGGMKRWNFGGLRATHGVSISHRSIGSTGGRQDPGKTFKNKKMPGHMGVDRITTLNLRVVSTDVERGLILVEGAVPGSKGGWISVRDAVKKPLPKEAPKPGKFKVAGGEAAEASAEKEGA from the coding sequence ATGCGCTCCGGAGTGATCGCACAGAAGGTCGGGATGACGCGGGTCTTTACGGAGACCGGCGAGCATATCCCTGTGACCGTGCTGAAGTTGGGCAACTGCCAGGTGCTGGGCCACCGCACGACCGAGAAGAACGGCTATGTCGCGCTTCAGCTCGGCTCGGGCGCCCGCAAGACGGTGTACATGCCGAAGGCCGAACGCGGCCAGTTCGCGGTCGCCAAGGTCGAGCCGAAGCGCAAGGTCGCCGAGTTCCGCGTGTCCGAGGACGCGCTGATCCCGGTCGGCGCGGAAATCCAGGCGGACCATTTCGTGGTCGGCCAGTTTGTCGACGTGACCGGCACCTCGATCGGTAAGGGCTTCGCCGGCGGCATGAAGCGCTGGAATTTCGGCGGTCTGCGCGCCACCCACGGTGTGTCGATCTCGCATCGCTCGATCGGTTCGACCGGTGGCCGTCAGGACCCCGGCAAGACCTTCAAGAACAAGAAGATGCCCGGTCACATGGGCGTCGACCGCATCACCACGCTGAATCTGCGCGTGGTTTCGACCGACGTCGAGCGCGGCCTGATCCTCGTCGAAGGCGCCGTTCCCGGCTCCAAGGGCGGCTGGATCTCGGTGCGCGACGCCGTCAAGAAGCCGCTGCCGAAGGAAGCCCCGAAGCCCGGCAAGTTCAAGGTTGCCGGCGGCGAGGCTGCCGAGGCTTCGGCCGAGAAGGAGGGCGCGTGA
- the rplD gene encoding 50S ribosomal protein L4 translates to MELKVTTLEGKDAGSVQLSDAIFGLEPRADIIQRCVQWQLNKRQAGTHKAQGRADVWRTGKKMYKQKGTGGARHGSARVPQFRGGGRAFGPVVRSHATDLPKKVRALALKHALSAKAKDGGLIVIDNAQLEAAKTKALLGHFSGLGLTNALIIDGAELNAGFATAARNIPNIDVLPIQGINVYDILRRHKLVLTKAAVDALEARFK, encoded by the coding sequence ATGGAACTGAAAGTCACGACCCTTGAAGGCAAGGACGCCGGATCTGTCCAGCTCTCGGACGCGATCTTCGGTCTCGAGCCCCGCGCCGACATCATTCAGCGCTGCGTGCAGTGGCAGCTGAACAAGCGTCAGGCCGGCACGCACAAGGCCCAGGGCCGCGCCGACGTCTGGCGCACCGGCAAGAAGATGTACAAGCAGAAGGGCACCGGCGGCGCCCGTCACGGCTCGGCCCGCGTGCCGCAGTTCCGCGGCGGTGGCCGTGCGTTCGGTCCGGTGGTTCGCTCCCATGCGACCGACCTGCCGAAGAAGGTGCGCGCGCTCGCGCTGAAGCATGCGCTGTCGGCCAAGGCCAAGGACGGCGGGCTGATCGTGATCGACAACGCGCAGCTTGAGGCCGCCAAGACCAAGGCGCTGCTCGGTCACTTCTCCGGCCTCGGGCTCACCAACGCGCTGATCATCGACGGCGCCGAGCTCAACGCCGGTTTCGCGACCGCGGCCCGCAACATCCCGAACATCGACGTGCTGCCGATCCAGGGCATCAACGTCTACGACATTCTCCGCCGCCACAAGCTGGTGCTGACCAAGGCTGCGGTTGATGCGCTGGAGGCGCGCTTCAAATGA
- a CDS encoding 50S ribosomal protein L23, translated as MKNIDPRHYDVIISPVVTEKATLASEHNKVLFKVAGKATKPQIKEAVEKLFDVKVKSVNTLVRKGKTKVFRGNLGSQSDTKRAIVTLEEGHRIDVTTGL; from the coding sequence ATGAAGAACATCGATCCGCGCCACTACGACGTCATCATCTCGCCGGTCGTGACGGAAAAGGCGACGCTCGCCTCCGAGCACAACAAGGTGCTGTTCAAGGTCGCCGGCAAGGCGACCAAGCCGCAGATCAAGGAAGCGGTCGAGAAGCTGTTCGACGTCAAGGTGAAGAGCGTCAACACTCTCGTTCGCAAGGGCAAGACCAAGGTGTTCCGCGGCAATCTCGGCTCGCAGTCGGACACCAAGCGCGCGATCGTGACCCTGGAAGAGGGCCACCGCATCGACGTGACTACCGGACTATAA
- the rplB gene encoding 50S ribosomal protein L2 yields MALKTYNPTTPGQRQLVMVDRSALYKGKPVKTLTEGKLGNGGRNNTGRITVRFRGGGHKKAYRTVDFRRDKVDMPAVVERLEYDPNRTAFIALIKYQDGELAYILAPQRLAAGDTVVAGNYVDVKPGNVMPLGNMPVGTIVHNIELKIGKGGQLARSAGTYAQIVGRDQDYVIVRLNSGEQRLVHGRCRGTIGAVSNPDHMNISIGKAGRTRWLGWRPHNRGVVMNPIDHPHGGGEGRTSGGRHPVTPWGKPTKGKKTRTNKSTNKFILLSRHKRKK; encoded by the coding sequence ATGGCATTGAAAACCTACAATCCCACGACGCCGGGCCAGCGCCAGCTGGTCATGGTCGATCGTTCGGCGCTCTACAAGGGCAAGCCGGTGAAGACCCTGACCGAGGGCAAGCTCGGCAACGGCGGTCGCAACAACACCGGTCGCATCACCGTGCGCTTCCGCGGCGGCGGCCACAAGAAGGCCTACCGCACCGTCGACTTCCGCCGCGACAAGGTGGACATGCCGGCGGTCGTGGAGCGGCTCGAGTACGATCCGAACCGCACCGCGTTCATCGCGCTGATCAAGTATCAGGACGGTGAGCTGGCCTACATCCTGGCGCCGCAGCGTCTGGCAGCGGGCGACACCGTCGTCGCCGGCAACTACGTCGACGTCAAGCCGGGCAACGTCATGCCGCTCGGCAACATGCCGGTCGGCACGATCGTGCACAACATCGAGCTGAAGATCGGCAAGGGCGGCCAGCTGGCGCGTTCCGCCGGCACCTATGCCCAGATCGTCGGCCGCGACCAGGACTACGTGATCGTTCGCCTGAACTCGGGCGAGCAGCGTCTCGTGCACGGCCGTTGCCGCGGCACGATCGGCGCGGTCTCGAACCCGGATCACATGAACATCTCGATCGGCAAGGCCGGTCGTACCCGCTGGCTCGGCTGGCGTCCGCACAACCGCGGCGTCGTCATGAACCCGATCGATCACCCGCACGGCGGTGGTGAAGGTCGTACCTCGGGCGGTCGTCACCCGGTCACTCCGTGGGGCAAGCCGACCAAGGGCAAGAAGACCCGCACCAACAAGTCGACCAACAAATTCATTCTCCTCAGCCGCCACAAGCGGAAGAAGTAA
- the rpsS gene encoding 30S ribosomal protein S19, producing the protein MVRSVWKGPFVEGSLLKKADAARASGRHDVIKIWSRRSTILPQFVGLTFGVYNGQKHVPVAINEEMVGHKFGEFSPTRTFHGHSGDKKAKKA; encoded by the coding sequence ATGGTTCGTTCAGTCTGGAAAGGCCCGTTCGTCGAGGGTTCTCTGCTCAAGAAGGCAGATGCCGCCCGCGCGTCCGGCCGTCACGACGTCATCAAGATCTGGAGCCGCCGCTCCACCATCCTGCCGCAGTTCGTCGGCCTGACCTTCGGTGTCTACAACGGCCAGAAGCATGTGCCGGTGGCGATCAACGAGGAAATGGTGGGTCACAAGTTCGGCGAGTTCTCGCCGACCCGGACCTTCCACGGCCACTCGGGCGACAAGAAAGCCAAGAAGGCTTGA
- the rplV gene encoding 50S ribosomal protein L22, with translation MSKPKRERSLADNEAKAVARMLRVSPQKLNLVAQLIRGRKASAALADLQFSRKRIAVDVKKCLESAIANAENNHDLDVDDLVVAEAHVGNGIVMKRFAPRGRGRSGRVFKPFSHLTIVVRQVEAEASA, from the coding sequence ATGAGCAAACCAAAGCGCGAACGTAGCCTCGCGGACAATGAGGCCAAGGCCGTCGCCCGCATGCTGCGCGTCAGCCCGCAGAAGCTCAACCTGGTGGCGCAGCTGATCCGCGGCCGCAAGGCGTCCGCTGCGCTCGCCGACCTGCAGTTCTCGCGCAAGCGGATCGCGGTCGACGTCAAGAAGTGCCTGGAATCGGCGATCGCCAACGCCGAGAACAACCATGACCTCGATGTCGACGATCTCGTCGTTGCCGAGGCGCATGTCGGCAACGGTATCGTGATGAAGCGTTTTGCTCCGCGCGGCCGTGGCCGTTCGGGCCGTGTGTTCAAACCGTTCTCGCACCTGACCATCGTGGTTCGTCAGGTCGAGGCCGAGGCAAGCGCCTAA
- the rpsC gene encoding 30S ribosomal protein S3, with amino-acid sequence MGQKINPIGLRLGINRTWDSRWFAGKQEYGKLLHEDVKIREILHKELKQAAVARIVIERPHKKCRVTIHSARPGVVIGKKGADIDKLRKKVADITSSDVVINIVEIRKPELDATLVAESIAQQLERRVAFRRAMKRAVQSAMRLGAEGIRINCSGRLGGAEIARMEWYREGRVPLHTLRADVDYGVATAFTTFGTCGVKVWIFKGEILEHDPMAQDKKMAEGDSTPRSRRDAA; translated from the coding sequence ATGGGTCAAAAGATCAATCCAATCGGGCTGCGTCTCGGCATCAACCGGACCTGGGACTCCCGTTGGTTCGCCGGCAAGCAGGAATACGGCAAGCTGCTGCACGAGGACGTCAAGATCCGCGAGATCCTGCACAAGGAGCTCAAGCAGGCGGCCGTCGCCCGCATCGTGATCGAGCGTCCGCACAAGAAGTGCCGCGTGACGATCCATTCGGCCCGTCCGGGCGTCGTGATCGGCAAGAAGGGCGCCGACATCGACAAGCTGCGCAAGAAGGTCGCCGACATCACCTCGTCGGACGTCGTGATCAACATCGTCGAAATCCGCAAGCCGGAGCTCGACGCGACCCTGGTCGCTGAATCGATCGCCCAGCAGCTCGAGCGCCGCGTTGCGTTCCGCCGCGCCATGAAGCGCGCCGTGCAGTCGGCGATGCGTCTCGGCGCCGAGGGCATCCGCATCAACTGCTCGGGCCGTCTCGGCGGCGCCGAAATTGCGCGCATGGAGTGGTACCGCGAAGGTCGCGTGCCGCTGCACACGCTACGCGCCGACGTCGACTACGGCGTTGCCACCGCGTTCACGACCTTCGGCACCTGCGGCGTCAAGGTCTGGATCTTCAAGGGCGAGATCCTCGAGCACGATCCGATGGCCCAGGACAAGAAGATGGCCGAAGGCGACAGCACGCCGCGTTCGCGCCGCGACGCCGCTTGA
- the rplP gene encoding 50S ribosomal protein L16, which yields MMQPKKTKFRKAHKGRIHGVATSGATLAFGQFGLKAMEPERVTARQIEAARRALTRHMKRAGRVWIRVFPDVPVSKKPAEVRMGSGKGAPELWVVRIKPGRVMFEIDGVPVQTAKEALSLAAAKLPIKTRFVARIAE from the coding sequence ATGATGCAACCTAAGAAAACGAAGTTCCGGAAGGCGCATAAGGGCCGTATCCACGGCGTTGCGACCTCTGGCGCGACGTTGGCGTTCGGCCAGTTCGGCTTGAAGGCGATGGAGCCTGAGCGCGTCACCGCCCGTCAGATCGAAGCCGCCCGCCGCGCGCTGACCCGTCACATGAAGCGCGCCGGCCGCGTCTGGATCCGCGTGTTCCCGGACGTGCCGGTGTCGAAGAAGCCCGCCGAAGTCCGCATGGGCTCCGGCAAGGGTGCGCCCGAATTGTGGGTGGTCCGGATCAAGCCGGGCCGCGTGATGTTCGAGATCGACGGCGTGCCGGTGCAGACCGCGAAGGAAGCGCTGTCGCTCGCCGCCGCCAAGCTGCCGATCAAGACGCGCTTCGTTGCGCGCATTGCGGAGTAA
- the rpmC gene encoding 50S ribosomal protein L29 has translation MAEMKVEDIRAMSDDQREDAVLNLKKERFNLRFQRATGQLENTSRMREARRDIARIKTIAAQLRAKKK, from the coding sequence ATGGCCGAGATGAAAGTTGAAGACATTCGCGCGATGAGCGACGACCAGCGGGAAGACGCGGTCCTTAACCTGAAGAAGGAACGCTTCAACCTGCGTTTCCAGCGCGCCACCGGGCAGCTGGAGAACACGTCGCGGATGCGGGAAGCCCGCCGCGATATCGCTCGTATCAAGACCATCGCCGCGCAGCTGCGCGCGAAGAAGAAGTAA